The following proteins come from a genomic window of Prionailurus viverrinus isolate Anna chromosome D1, UM_Priviv_1.0, whole genome shotgun sequence:
- the LOC125146588 gene encoding oocyte-secreted protein 3-like, with protein sequence MRHPLNVNHLKAATLQISQILTLRKAYHTKMLVECSRLNFLVVVKRALFYRDELVGPDELFLGTGCQAIRVWPDKLEFDYPVSLCGITMQVFCDGAVFHSWLTYVPKNQSISAKLHLECTVPSSCVSPDESYNNTEVSNGFLLSSPVQHWFLIQYRYCMRCGYTHWREHWSTPFYGPHNYSLQEHFFHPFTDDF encoded by the exons ATGCGGCACCCTCTCAATGTCAACCACCTAAAAGCTGCAACTCTCCAGATTTCCCAAATACTGACTCTCCGAAAGGCATATCACACAAAAA TGTTGGTGGAATGCAGCCGTTTGAATTTTCTCGTTGTAGTTAAAAGAGCACTGTTTTACAGAGATGAATTGGTAGGCCCTGATGAGTTATTTCTGGGGACTGGCTGTCAGGCAATTCGAGTGTGGCCGGACAAACTTGAATTTGACTATCCTGTTAGTCTGTGCGGAATTACAATGCAG GTCTTCTGTGATGGAGCCGTCTTCCATTCCTGGCTCACCTATGTACCAAAGAATCAATCCATTTCTGCTAAACTTCACCTGGAGTGTACAGTTCCCAG CTCCTGTGTCTCACCTGATGAGTCCTATAACAACACTGAAGTGAGCAATGGCTTCCTCCTATCCTCACCTGTTCAACACTGGTTCTTGATACAGTACAGATACTGCATGAGATGTGGCTATACCCACTGGAGAGAACACTGG TCCACACCTTTTTATGGACCACACAATTATTCACTTCAAGAGCATTTCTTCCATCCTTTCACCGATGACTTTTAG